One Candidatus Eremiobacterota bacterium genomic region harbors:
- a CDS encoding PEP/pyruvate-binding domain-containing protein: MFIKEEIEKAQALSEKIGRFPDAEASIRETMRILLDARRIISLDRIKDEALNIFLTNLLVGFEVPSPNRQLLDDAVSQEEVSYWADYYLRKLTDYYFANSFTEHLAELIIEYSRQYDRQYAKIIEEVYMKLKEDMVLEDLYYFSEEVMDDAAPFVMDIKVSLIRQYFSDHLSFIGIAKKYFTLGDLIEMKRNIYGKGKIGGKAAGILLAKRILSLQESPEDQALSQYIQVPEFFVLGSDLCYEFLVHNGLLRYRSFRYTDADLMENQFTRLQKDFRKGRFHPRTRAYFIEILEHLNGAPFVARSSSRLEDAIGFSFAGKYTSVFSPNQGAIESQLEKLEAAVKEIYISMYNPGVIAYRNHNKLLDFEERIAVIIQRINGRLIDETYFFPTLAGVAFSLNPYCWNARIKREDGMLRLVMGFGSRAVDRVGDDYARLVPLSAPTLRPEIEARDIRKYSQKFLDVMNLKENSFQSVRFKDIAPRFDDPQLRFFVSLDEGDHMSDPVGILFDEEKSVLTFSKLLSSTKFTDTMAKILRKLEKHLGGPVDVEFSVEPRLMRGNEDFRVNILQCRRLNFRDELKPARIPQGIPAAKTLFISASGVPNGAILNIEYVVFVDPVGYGALAAFEEKHRVAHLISQLNRTLKEKSFILMGPGRWGSNDVNQGVKVAYGDISNTKMLVEVAYESGGFTPEVSYGTHFFLDLVEGRIVIMPLFPDKEGSYFNRTFLMESPSVLADLLPAYASAADVVKVVHIPSIIKSELLQVKLNAGEVRGIGYISVAESDVLMPEEVVLLPM, translated from the coding sequence ATGTTCATCAAGGAAGAAATAGAAAAGGCCCAGGCCCTTTCTGAAAAAATAGGGCGCTTCCCTGACGCCGAGGCTTCCATAAGGGAGACCATGAGGATCCTTCTCGATGCCCGCAGGATCATATCCCTGGACAGGATCAAGGATGAGGCCCTCAATATCTTCCTCACCAATCTCCTTGTGGGCTTCGAGGTTCCCTCGCCGAACAGGCAGCTCCTTGACGACGCCGTCTCCCAGGAGGAGGTAAGCTACTGGGCCGATTATTACCTCAGGAAGCTCACCGATTATTATTTCGCAAACTCCTTTACGGAGCACCTTGCGGAGCTGATCATAGAGTACTCGAGACAATACGACCGGCAGTATGCAAAGATCATAGAAGAGGTCTATATGAAGCTCAAGGAGGACATGGTGCTCGAAGACCTCTATTACTTCTCCGAAGAGGTCATGGATGACGCGGCACCCTTTGTGATGGATATCAAGGTGAGCCTCATACGCCAGTATTTCAGCGACCACCTCTCATTCATCGGGATTGCCAAGAAATATTTCACCCTTGGCGATCTGATAGAGATGAAAAGAAATATCTACGGAAAGGGAAAAATCGGGGGAAAGGCAGCGGGCATCCTTCTCGCCAAGAGGATCCTCTCCCTCCAGGAGAGCCCCGAGGACCAGGCCCTGAGCCAATATATACAGGTCCCGGAATTTTTCGTGCTCGGTTCCGACCTTTGTTATGAGTTCCTGGTCCACAATGGCCTTCTCCGCTACAGGAGCTTCAGATACACCGATGCGGACCTCATGGAGAACCAGTTCACAAGGCTCCAGAAGGATTTCAGGAAGGGCAGATTCCACCCGCGCACGAGGGCTTATTTTATTGAGATCCTTGAGCATCTGAACGGCGCCCCCTTTGTAGCCCGCTCCTCCTCAAGGCTTGAGGATGCAATAGGGTTCTCCTTTGCCGGCAAGTACACCTCAGTATTCTCGCCTAACCAGGGCGCCATTGAATCGCAGCTTGAGAAGCTTGAGGCCGCTGTCAAGGAGATATATATATCCATGTACAACCCCGGGGTGATAGCCTACAGGAATCATAACAAGCTGCTGGACTTTGAAGAGAGAATCGCCGTCATCATCCAGAGGATAAACGGGAGGCTTATTGACGAGACTTATTTCTTTCCCACCCTCGCGGGCGTGGCTTTCTCACTCAATCCTTACTGTTGGAATGCGAGGATTAAAAGGGAAGACGGCATGCTGAGGCTCGTAATGGGCTTCGGGAGCAGGGCTGTTGACAGGGTAGGCGACGACTATGCCAGGTTGGTGCCCCTTTCAGCACCGACGCTGCGACCCGAAATAGAGGCGAGGGATATCAGGAAGTACTCCCAGAAATTCCTTGACGTGATGAATCTCAAGGAGAACTCCTTCCAGTCCGTGCGCTTCAAGGATATTGCCCCCAGGTTTGATGATCCTCAGCTGCGCTTTTTTGTCTCCCTGGACGAAGGCGACCATATGAGCGATCCCGTGGGTATTCTTTTTGACGAGGAGAAGTCCGTCCTCACCTTTTCAAAGCTCCTGAGCTCCACGAAATTTACCGATACCATGGCAAAGATCCTGAGAAAGCTTGAAAAACACCTCGGGGGGCCCGTTGATGTGGAATTTTCCGTTGAGCCCCGCCTTATGAGGGGGAACGAGGATTTCCGCGTCAACATTCTGCAGTGCAGGCGCCTTAATTTCCGCGATGAGCTGAAGCCCGCCAGGATTCCCCAGGGCATTCCCGCCGCGAAGACCCTCTTCATCTCGGCAAGCGGAGTTCCCAACGGCGCCATCCTCAACATCGAATACGTGGTCTTTGTCGATCCCGTGGGTTATGGCGCGCTTGCCGCCTTCGAGGAAAAGCACAGGGTGGCTCACCTTATATCGCAGCTCAACAGGACACTGAAAGAAAAAAGCTTTATCCTCATGGGCCCCGGGAGGTGGGGGAGCAATGACGTGAACCAGGGCGTCAAGGTGGCTTACGGTGACATCTCAAATACAAAGATGCTTGTCGAGGTGGCTTACGAGTCAGGGGGCTTCACTCCAGAAGTCTCATACGGCACCCATTTTTTTCTTGACCTTGTCGAGGGACGCATCGTGATTATGCCCCTCTTCCCTGACAAGGAAGGCTCATACTTTAACAGGACCTTTCTCATGGAGAGCCCCTCGGTCCTTGCAGACCTTCTTCCCGCTTACGCGTCAGCCGCTGATGTGGTGAAGGTGGTGCATATTCCCTCAATTATAAAGAGCGAGCTTCTCCAGGTGAAGCTCAATGCGGGCGAGGTGAGAGGCATCGGCTATATTTCGGTCGCAGAGAGCGATGTCCTTATGCCCGAGGAAGTGGTGCTGCTCCCGATGTAG
- a CDS encoding type II secretion system F family protein produces the protein MPYFHIRGLDTRGKRVKFYRESPSEKKLIEDLKNEGFTILAKEEIKSEEGVSPLLMIAGKSVARPPVEDLAVATRQLSTILAAGINLPEGLKIIVESSESKSTLREVFREVLASIQQGTRPEAAFRKFPMIFSPQYISLITLGMSTGRLQETLNTLAGDLEKENALRKKIFSALTYPIFTFLFSFLLNGVIFVFILPKIISILLDLKANLPILTKLMYSLTKVASNPIAVIFMLIAAAVIWIQLKYYVATPVGRYNYDMLKLYFPVFGSLNRLIFAERFSRTMGMLCKYGIPIQESITITSKVCGNTFLEEHLFRRLRQEMEEGRHLEEVLAESPFMPQQLTHLVAAGSASGDIADPLRQAAIIYENDIMNSVQKLVTLIEPLMIVFMSAFILITILSIMMPLYHLIQKIGG, from the coding sequence ATGCCGTATTTTCATATAAGGGGCCTTGATACAAGGGGAAAGCGGGTAAAATTCTACCGCGAGTCACCGTCGGAAAAAAAGCTCATTGAGGACCTCAAGAACGAAGGCTTCACCATTCTTGCCAAAGAGGAGATAAAGTCTGAAGAGGGAGTCTCTCCCCTCCTGATGATCGCAGGAAAGTCAGTGGCACGCCCCCCTGTAGAGGATCTGGCCGTGGCCACCAGGCAGCTCTCCACAATTCTGGCTGCCGGTATCAACCTCCCTGAAGGATTAAAGATTATCGTGGAGTCCTCGGAGTCAAAAAGCACCCTCAGAGAGGTCTTCAGGGAGGTGCTGGCCTCAATACAGCAGGGAACAAGGCCCGAAGCAGCCTTCAGGAAGTTCCCCATGATCTTTTCTCCCCAGTATATCAGCCTTATCACCTTAGGGATGAGCACTGGAAGGCTCCAGGAAACCCTGAACACCCTTGCCGGCGACCTGGAGAAGGAAAACGCCCTCAGGAAAAAAATCTTCTCAGCCCTCACCTACCCCATTTTCACCTTTCTCTTCAGCTTTCTTCTTAATGGTGTAATATTCGTATTCATCCTTCCCAAGATAATCAGCATTCTGCTGGACCTGAAAGCCAACCTGCCCATACTGACAAAGCTCATGTACAGCCTGACGAAAGTGGCGTCAAATCCCATAGCCGTGATATTCATGCTCATTGCCGCCGCCGTGATATGGATTCAGCTGAAATATTACGTGGCAACGCCGGTGGGCCGTTATAACTATGATATGCTCAAGCTCTATTTCCCCGTTTTCGGCAGCCTTAACAGGCTCATCTTTGCCGAGAGGTTCAGCAGGACCATGGGCATGCTCTGTAAATACGGAATTCCCATCCAGGAGTCCATCACCATCACCTCCAAGGTTTGCGGTAACACGTTCCTTGAAGAGCACCTGTTCAGAAGGCTCCGGCAGGAGATGGAAGAGGGAAGGCATCTAGAGGAGGTCCTGGCCGAGAGCCCTTTCATGCCGCAGCAGCTCACCCATCTTGTAGCGGCAGGCTCCGCCTCGGGCGATATAGCCGATCCCCTCAGGCAGGCGGCGATCATCTATGAGAATGACATCATGAATAGTGTCCAGAAGCTTGTTACCCTCATTGAGCCTCTCATGATCGTCTTTATGAGCGCCTTTATCCTTATCACCATACTCTCCATAATGATGCCCCTCTACCATCTGATACAGAAAATAGGAGGGTAG
- the meaB gene encoding methylmalonyl Co-A mutase-associated GTPase MeaB produces MKLRSAEEFVSEILKGNRLALAKAITLIESERAEDQKVSSGILKELIPRSGASIRLGITGVPGAGKSTFIEALGCHLTDNNHNVAVLAIDPSSTISGGSLLADKTRMEKLSVSPRAFIRPSPSSSHLGGVARKTRETMILCEAAGFDVVLLETVGVGQSEIAAASMVDFFLVLMLPNAGDEIQGIKKGVIELADAIIINKADGNNVEKALMAREIYKNALLILTPASLDWRPPVLTCSALEGRGMDEIWKTVVDHQVLFKKTGELLRKRREQDISWMWSLLEGHLRCYIFSMPSVKKAADDAKKAVLDGVLTPDAAAVQILNTIIKAIGPA; encoded by the coding sequence ATGAAATTAAGAAGCGCCGAGGAGTTTGTCTCAGAGATTCTCAAAGGGAACAGGCTGGCCCTCGCCAAGGCCATAACTCTTATTGAGAGCGAGAGAGCCGAGGATCAGAAAGTGTCCTCAGGGATTCTCAAGGAGCTCATTCCCCGCTCCGGCGCTTCTATCCGCCTGGGAATCACGGGGGTGCCGGGCGCAGGGAAAAGCACTTTTATTGAGGCTCTGGGATGCCACCTTACCGACAATAACCATAATGTGGCTGTTCTTGCCATAGATCCGAGCAGCACGATAAGCGGGGGATCGCTCCTTGCCGACAAGACCAGGATGGAGAAACTCTCCGTGTCTCCCCGGGCATTCATAAGGCCTTCTCCTTCCTCATCTCACCTCGGGGGCGTTGCGAGAAAGACCAGGGAGACCATGATCCTCTGCGAGGCTGCAGGCTTCGATGTGGTCCTCCTTGAAACGGTGGGAGTGGGGCAGTCCGAGATAGCGGCGGCATCAATGGTGGACTTTTTCCTGGTCCTCATGCTCCCTAATGCAGGCGATGAGATCCAGGGAATAAAAAAAGGCGTCATAGAGCTTGCCGATGCCATTATAATCAACAAGGCCGATGGTAACAACGTGGAGAAGGCTCTCATGGCCAGGGAGATTTATAAAAACGCCCTTCTTATCCTCACTCCCGCCTCACTGGACTGGAGGCCTCCTGTTCTTACCTGCAGCGCTCTTGAAGGAAGGGGCATGGATGAGATCTGGAAGACTGTCGTTGATCACCAGGTATTATTCAAAAAAACAGGGGAGCTCCTCAGGAAGAGAAGGGAACAGGACATAAGCTGGATGTGGTCGCTGCTGGAGGGGCACCTGAGATGCTACATATTCTCGATGCCGTCAGTGAAAAAAGCAGCAGACGATGCAAAAAAGGCAGTTCTGGATGGGGTTTTGACGCCTGACGCCGCTGCTGTGCAGATCCTCAATACCATCATAAAGGCCATTGGCCCCGCATAA
- the scpA gene encoding methylmalonyl-CoA mutase has translation MEPGVMEHGLADWVNAATKQMKGEPLEKLQWSSPEGIQIRPLYTAEDLEKIEHINTMPGLPPFIRGPYPTMYAGRPWTIRQYAGFSTAKESNEFYRKNLAAGQMGLSVAFDLATHRGYDSDNPRVAGDVGKAGVAIDSLDDMKILFDQIPLDKMSVSMTMNGAVIPILAFYIVAAEEQGVEQRLLTGTIQNDILKEFLTRNTYIYPPEPSMRITSDIIAYCSKHIPKYNTVSISGYHIMEAGANCVQQIAFTIADGLEYVRSAIDAGLDVDDFAPHLSFFFGIGMNFFMNIAMLRAARFVWNEEMKRYNPKKPASRSLRTHCQTSGWSLTEQDPYNNIIRTTLECLAAVLGGTQSLHTNSFDEAIGLPTPFSARIARNTQIIVQEESQICRVIDPLAGSYYVESLTNSLIMESTKLIREIEKLGGMAKAIDSGMPKRLIEEAAARTQARVERLEEVIVGVNKYRPDHEEPVPILEIPDTVRLEQIESLLKLKASRDQKAVQEALDGITKAAGSTGNLLEAALLAARARATVGEISDAMEKVFGRYKMKMELITGVYSSEYKNSDSNFNAIKARTDGFLKAHGRRPRILIAKIGQDGHDRGSKVVATAFADLGFDVDLSPMFVTPEEAAKMAMENDVHAVGVSSLAAGHKYIVPALVAELNKLGCPEIKIFIGGVIPQQDYDELSRDGAAGIFGPGSNIIECAGKVLDAIE, from the coding sequence ATGGAACCCGGAGTAATGGAACATGGACTTGCTGACTGGGTAAATGCCGCCACGAAACAGATGAAAGGCGAGCCTCTCGAGAAGCTGCAGTGGTCCTCTCCCGAGGGCATTCAGATAAGGCCTCTCTATACTGCCGAGGACCTTGAAAAAATCGAGCACATCAATACCATGCCGGGCCTGCCTCCTTTTATCCGCGGCCCCTATCCCACCATGTATGCCGGGAGGCCCTGGACAATCCGCCAGTATGCAGGATTCTCAACGGCAAAGGAGTCAAATGAGTTTTACCGGAAAAACCTGGCCGCGGGACAGATGGGCCTCTCAGTGGCCTTTGACCTTGCCACTCACCGCGGCTATGACTCTGACAACCCGCGTGTTGCAGGAGACGTGGGGAAAGCCGGTGTTGCCATAGACAGCCTTGACGACATGAAGATACTCTTTGACCAGATACCCCTCGACAAAATGTCTGTCTCGATGACTATGAACGGAGCCGTTATCCCCATACTTGCCTTCTATATCGTGGCAGCGGAAGAGCAGGGCGTGGAGCAGCGCCTGCTCACAGGGACCATCCAGAACGACATCCTGAAGGAGTTCCTGACGAGAAACACTTATATCTATCCCCCTGAGCCGTCAATGAGGATCACCTCAGATATCATCGCTTACTGCTCAAAGCACATACCGAAATACAACACTGTGAGCATAAGCGGCTACCATATCATGGAGGCCGGGGCGAACTGCGTACAGCAGATAGCTTTTACTATTGCAGACGGCCTTGAGTACGTGAGGTCAGCTATCGATGCCGGTCTTGATGTCGATGATTTCGCCCCCCATCTTTCCTTTTTCTTCGGGATAGGCATGAATTTCTTTATGAATATCGCAATGCTCAGGGCAGCCCGCTTTGTCTGGAACGAGGAGATGAAGAGGTACAATCCCAAAAAGCCCGCCTCCCGCTCCCTGAGAACGCACTGCCAGACTTCTGGCTGGAGCCTCACCGAGCAGGACCCTTACAATAATATAATAAGAACGACCCTTGAGTGCCTGGCGGCTGTGCTCGGCGGGACGCAGTCCCTCCACACCAACTCCTTTGATGAAGCCATAGGCCTGCCGACGCCATTTTCGGCCCGAATTGCCAGAAACACTCAGATCATTGTCCAGGAGGAATCACAGATCTGCAGGGTCATTGATCCCCTTGCCGGGAGCTACTATGTGGAAAGCCTCACCAACTCGCTGATAATGGAATCAACGAAGCTCATAAGGGAAATCGAGAAGCTCGGCGGGATGGCGAAAGCCATTGATTCCGGTATGCCCAAGCGCCTCATAGAGGAGGCAGCCGCAAGGACCCAGGCCAGAGTTGAGCGCCTTGAAGAGGTCATCGTGGGCGTGAACAAATACAGGCCGGACCATGAGGAGCCTGTGCCGATTCTGGAGATCCCCGACACCGTGAGGCTTGAGCAGATAGAGTCCCTCTTGAAGCTTAAAGCTTCAAGGGACCAGAAGGCGGTGCAGGAAGCTCTCGACGGGATAACCAAAGCGGCCGGGAGCACAGGCAATCTTCTTGAGGCGGCCCTGCTGGCAGCAAGGGCAAGAGCCACCGTGGGCGAGATAAGCGATGCCATGGAAAAAGTCTTCGGAAGGTACAAGATGAAAATGGAACTTATCACCGGCGTTTACTCTTCAGAATACAAGAACTCCGACAGCAATTTCAACGCCATAAAGGCAAGGACTGATGGATTCCTTAAAGCCCATGGCAGGCGTCCCAGGATACTGATTGCCAAGATCGGCCAGGACGGCCATGACCGTGGAAGCAAGGTGGTGGCCACGGCCTTTGCCGATCTGGGGTTTGACGTCGATCTGAGCCCCATGTTCGTCACGCCGGAAGAGGCCGCCAAGATGGCTATGGAGAACGACGTGCACGCCGTAGGCGTCTCATCGCTGGCCGCAGGGCATAAGTACATTGTCCCGGCACTTGTGGCAGAGCTTAATAAGCTTGGCTGCCCCGAGATCAAGATCTTCATAGGGGGAGTCATCCCCCAGCAGGACTACGATGAGCTCTCCAGGGACGGCGCAGCGGGCATATTCGGCCCGGGCTCGAACATCATAGAGTGTGCCGGTAAAGTCCTTGACGCCATAGAGTAA
- a CDS encoding NUDIX hydrolase, producing the protein MNQIRIRIGVIILSGSKVLLIEHQKEGRTYWLIPGGGLRYGEEIDDCARREIKEETNLDIEMGKFLFLSESIAPDGSRHIVNLFFLGRARSGTLRVGEEMRLKSLAFHYIDDLDTIDLHPPLGALLKQMLNEGHVERTEKREQFIGNLWKTYPDTFVL; encoded by the coding sequence ATGAATCAAATCCGCATCAGGATAGGCGTAATCATACTTTCAGGAAGCAAAGTCCTCCTCATTGAGCATCAGAAAGAGGGGAGAACCTACTGGCTCATCCCCGGCGGCGGCCTCCGCTACGGCGAGGAGATAGATGACTGCGCGAGGAGGGAGATCAAGGAGGAAACAAACCTCGACATAGAAATGGGGAAGTTTCTTTTTCTCTCTGAGAGCATCGCTCCCGACGGCTCAAGGCATATCGTGAACCTTTTCTTCCTGGGAAGGGCAAGAAGCGGCACCCTCAGGGTGGGTGAGGAAATGAGGCTCAAGAGCTTGGCTTTTCATTACATTGATGATCTTGACACCATCGATCTCCACCCGCCTCTGGGCGCGCTGCTGAAACAGATGCTCAATGAGGGCCATGTGGAGCGTACAGAAAAGAGGGAACAGTTCATCGGGAACCTCTGGAAGACTTACCCTGACACCTTTGTGCTATAA
- a CDS encoding radical SAM protein, with amino-acid sequence MGSAKDLKWPWILSSKKRLKEEKHLKKPGSGGRLSCALLYPNTYHVAMSNLGFQAVYTLMAELGVACERGFLPDAGFLPYFRTHGNLRTMETQKPLHDFDIVAFSISYELDAPHVAAMLQMSDIPLRSAARGGSDPLVVAGGALTHLNPEPLADFIDLFVLGEAESVLPALMEALSAGRGEDRRKLLPALGAIPGVYVPSLFTPRHDEKGQFIEISSRQGADFPVKALGGAQSRFFHSAILTGETEFAHTLLIELMRGCPFRCAFCVVGNCFGPLRTMSFEDFSATMEAMPSFIKKVGLIGASINVHPSFERILRFLKDADLGIGFSSLRIDRLPEALLSCIANEENRTLTLAPECGSERLREAIGKRISDSDIFHAIENTLACDLGSLRLYYMIGLPGEDDDDIRALCAMLNKVKRISSSHPSCRISATINQFIPKAGTLLERACQESPESVGEKIDFIRRSVDPSVALHCESPRWSMAQGILSRGDRRLSMLMEHGLFSLNDWKKSLRALEGGYLHYMGARSEGEPLPWSHLFGNGPAGARIKGDPAKLIKET; translated from the coding sequence ATGGGAAGCGCGAAGGACTTGAAATGGCCCTGGATTCTCTCTTCAAAAAAGAGGCTGAAAGAAGAGAAACACCTTAAAAAGCCGGGCAGCGGCGGTCGCCTCTCCTGTGCCCTCCTGTACCCGAACACGTACCATGTGGCCATGTCAAACCTGGGATTCCAGGCTGTATATACCCTTATGGCGGAGCTCGGCGTGGCCTGCGAGAGGGGGTTCCTTCCCGATGCCGGGTTTCTCCCCTATTTCAGGACTCACGGGAACCTCAGGACCATGGAGACCCAGAAGCCTCTCCATGACTTCGATATAGTGGCCTTTTCCATATCTTATGAGCTTGATGCTCCCCACGTGGCGGCGATGCTGCAGATGTCCGACATACCTCTGCGCTCGGCAGCCCGGGGAGGGAGCGATCCTCTTGTTGTTGCAGGAGGCGCCCTCACCCATCTCAACCCTGAGCCTCTCGCAGATTTCATCGACCTCTTCGTGCTGGGAGAGGCCGAATCCGTACTCCCTGCCCTTATGGAAGCTCTTTCCGCCGGGCGCGGGGAGGACAGGCGGAAGCTCCTCCCGGCCCTCGGTGCCATCCCGGGCGTCTATGTGCCTTCACTCTTCACACCACGCCATGATGAAAAGGGCCAATTCATTGAGATATCGTCACGACAGGGGGCTGACTTTCCGGTAAAAGCCCTGGGCGGGGCGCAGAGCAGGTTCTTTCATTCGGCGATTCTCACCGGTGAAACGGAGTTTGCCCATACCCTTCTCATAGAACTGATGAGGGGATGCCCTTTCAGGTGCGCTTTCTGCGTAGTAGGAAACTGCTTCGGACCGCTCAGGACCATGAGCTTCGAGGATTTTTCCGCCACAATGGAGGCGATGCCCTCCTTTATAAAGAAAGTAGGGCTCATAGGGGCTTCAATCAATGTCCATCCCTCCTTTGAGAGAATACTCCGTTTCCTCAAAGACGCAGACTTAGGCATAGGCTTTTCCTCCCTCAGGATAGACAGGCTCCCGGAGGCCCTTCTCTCCTGCATTGCCAATGAAGAGAACCGCACCCTCACCCTGGCCCCCGAATGCGGAAGCGAAAGGCTGAGAGAGGCCATCGGGAAGAGAATCAGTGACAGCGATATCTTCCACGCCATAGAGAATACCCTGGCCTGTGACCTTGGGAGCCTTCGCCTTTACTACATGATAGGCCTCCCCGGTGAAGATGACGATGATATCAGAGCCCTCTGCGCCATGCTGAACAAGGTGAAAAGGATCTCCTCATCTCACCCTTCGTGCAGGATATCGGCAACAATTAACCAATTTATTCCTAAAGCCGGCACCCTTCTGGAGCGCGCATGCCAGGAGAGCCCTGAGAGTGTCGGGGAGAAAATCGATTTCATACGCAGGAGCGTCGATCCCTCCGTAGCGCTTCATTGTGAGAGCCCGCGCTGGTCAATGGCTCAGGGGATACTCTCCAGGGGCGACCGGAGGCTTTCCATGCTTATGGAGCATGGCCTTTTTTCGCTCAATGACTGGAAAAAGTCACTGAGAGCCCTGGAGGGAGGATATCTTCACTACATGGGTGCGCGAAGCGAGGGTGAGCCCCTTCCCTGGAGCCACCTCTTCGGTAATGGGCCGGCGGGTGCCCGCATTAAGGGAGACCCGGCAAAGCTCATAAAGGAGACCTGA
- the pgeF gene encoding peptidoglycan editing factor PgeF, producing the protein MPEAHEGCHFREQDGVKYLVFDSIEKSGLVTHGYTTRIGGVSGGPFSSLNPGLTSGDERENVLKNRHIIAGALGIYPEESLILEHGSKVYVAGDGAAGDKAGADAVITDRPGVALVILYADCVPVFILDMKTPSIALIHAGWRSTAGLVVRETLRKMKELYGTEGCHCLAAIAPSIGPCCFLVDDDVARVFLGTFGERKDLIRETSNKWSIDLWKLNEWQLLQEGVPGVNISTARLCSSCMPELFYSYRRDRRITGRMAALITLKGKRSNP; encoded by the coding sequence ATGCCAGAAGCACATGAGGGTTGTCATTTCAGGGAGCAGGATGGAGTAAAGTACCTGGTCTTTGACAGTATTGAGAAATCGGGCCTTGTGACTCATGGCTACACCACACGGATCGGCGGGGTGAGCGGCGGGCCTTTCAGCAGCCTCAACCCGGGCCTCACCTCAGGCGACGAGAGGGAAAATGTGCTGAAAAACAGGCATATAATCGCCGGCGCACTGGGCATATACCCTGAAGAATCTCTAATCCTTGAGCATGGCAGCAAGGTTTATGTAGCAGGAGACGGGGCAGCGGGTGATAAGGCAGGAGCTGATGCCGTGATCACCGACAGGCCCGGAGTTGCACTGGTCATACTTTATGCCGACTGTGTACCTGTATTCATACTTGACATGAAGACTCCTTCCATTGCCCTCATTCATGCCGGATGGAGGAGCACGGCGGGCCTGGTGGTAAGGGAGACTCTCAGGAAAATGAAGGAGCTTTATGGAACAGAAGGATGCCACTGCCTTGCAGCTATCGCTCCCTCCATAGGACCCTGCTGCTTCCTCGTCGATGATGATGTGGCCCGGGTATTCCTCGGGACTTTTGGGGAGCGGAAGGATTTGATAAGGGAAACATCAAATAAATGGAGTATTGATCTTTGGAAGCTCAACGAGTGGCAGTTACTGCAGGAGGGTGTGCCCGGAGTGAACATCAGCACTGCCCGCCTGTGTTCTTCCTGTATGCCGGAGCTGTTTTATTCTTACAGGAGGGACAGGAGAATCACGGGGAGAATGGCAGCACTCATCACCCTCAAAGGCAAGAGATCGAATCCTTAA
- a CDS encoding response regulator transcription factor has product MAKEKILVVDDERNIVELLKYNLEKEGYEVISAYDGFEAVNLAKQDRPDLIILDIMLPGQGGLEVCRILRKETKIPIIMATAKGEEIDKILGLELGADDYVTKPFSPRELVARVKAVLRRTSSKAEEKDELAFEDLTLNLVKHEVRLKGNEVDLKPKEFDLLKLLATNPGKVFTRDFLLEQLWGYDYLGDTRTVDVHMRRLRQKIEEDAANPRFLKTVHGIGYKFQYEEKE; this is encoded by the coding sequence ATGGCAAAGGAAAAAATCCTTGTAGTGGACGACGAGAGGAACATCGTTGAGCTTCTTAAGTACAACCTTGAGAAGGAAGGCTATGAAGTCATAAGCGCTTACGACGGCTTTGAGGCGGTGAACCTGGCAAAACAGGACCGGCCCGATCTCATCATCCTCGATATCATGCTCCCCGGCCAGGGCGGCCTCGAGGTGTGCAGAATTCTCCGCAAAGAGACTAAAATTCCCATAATCATGGCAACGGCAAAGGGTGAAGAGATCGACAAGATCCTGGGCCTTGAGCTGGGCGCCGACGATTATGTCACCAAGCCCTTCAGCCCCAGGGAGCTCGTGGCCCGCGTCAAGGCAGTTCTCAGAAGAACAAGCTCCAAGGCAGAGGAGAAGGATGAGCTGGCCTTCGAGGATCTCACCCTGAACCTTGTGAAGCACGAGGTGCGCCTCAAAGGTAATGAAGTAGATCTCAAGCCCAAGGAATTTGACCTTCTCAAGCTCCTGGCAACAAACCCCGGGAAGGTCTTCACCAGGGATTTTCTGCTGGAGCAGCTCTGGGGTTATGACTATCTCGGTGATACAAGAACCGTTGATGTCCATATGCGAAGGCTCAGGCAGAAGATCGAGGAAGATGCCGCCAACCCGCGTTTTCTCAAGACAGTACATGGAATCGGCTATAAATTCCAGTACGAGGAGAAAGAGTAA